A section of the Paenibacillus yonginensis genome encodes:
- a CDS encoding DAK2 domain-containing protein, giving the protein MSKRSLNGTDFSAMVLAGAEQLHRHAEHVNSLNVFPVPDGDTGTNMNLTMTNGVTELRKQDTGGVGTRAAVLSKGLLMGARGNSGVILSQLFRGFGRYAASYEELNAVQFALALQSGVDTAYKAVVKPVEGTILTVAKEAAKQAVYLSRRTSDVTELMNGVLTKAKEALAQTPEQLPVLKQVGVVDSGGQGLVYIYQGFADYLNGVAPQTSGTTGVPEGQAGSKPSAGALMVKETAVQTVQRPFAEVPMSAQAKLETEDIEFLYDMEFFINRKLGEGQKAPFLEDAFRSALAVNGDSIIVIADDEIIKVHVHSKAPGEVLNLALKYGEITQIHILNMREQHRDLLTAGMDAAPAPELFAEMPAEPARQEDPAILPADELAPYGFIAVASGDGITEIFRSLGVDIVLSGGQTMNPSTEDFVNAVQSITAQHVFILPNNSNIVLAAQQARDLLEGERSVTVIPSKSIPQGMAAAFSFQEEDDVQVNESRMTAAVHEVRTGQVTYAVRDTTFDGLEIRAGHYIGIADSQIVATEENMLATCQELLAKMLVNGDEVVTILTGEEAKEEETLLLTGWLKEHYPDAEVEAHEGGQPIYYYLFSVEG; this is encoded by the coding sequence TTGAGTAAGCGTTCTCTAAATGGAACAGATTTCAGCGCGATGGTTCTTGCCGGAGCGGAGCAGTTGCACAGGCATGCCGAGCATGTCAATTCACTAAACGTATTTCCGGTACCGGATGGTGATACCGGAACCAACATGAATTTGACGATGACAAACGGGGTAACGGAGCTGCGCAAACAGGATACCGGAGGTGTGGGAACCAGAGCTGCCGTTCTTTCCAAGGGACTGCTGATGGGGGCCCGCGGCAACTCGGGAGTGATTTTGTCCCAGCTGTTTCGCGGGTTTGGCCGCTATGCAGCGTCATATGAAGAATTAAACGCTGTGCAATTCGCCTTGGCGCTGCAGAGCGGGGTAGATACTGCTTATAAAGCCGTTGTCAAACCGGTTGAGGGGACGATCTTAACGGTGGCGAAAGAGGCGGCGAAACAGGCCGTTTATTTATCGCGCCGTACGAGCGACGTGACTGAACTGATGAACGGGGTGCTGACTAAAGCGAAGGAAGCCTTGGCTCAAACGCCGGAGCAGCTGCCCGTACTGAAGCAGGTTGGAGTCGTAGACTCGGGCGGACAAGGGCTTGTATATATTTATCAAGGGTTTGCCGACTATTTGAACGGAGTGGCGCCGCAAACATCGGGCACGACGGGCGTGCCTGAAGGACAAGCTGGCTCGAAACCTTCTGCCGGTGCCTTGATGGTGAAAGAGACGGCTGTGCAGACTGTCCAGCGGCCGTTTGCAGAAGTGCCGATGTCGGCCCAGGCCAAGCTTGAAACGGAAGATATAGAATTTCTGTACGACATGGAATTTTTTATCAACCGCAAGCTTGGAGAAGGGCAGAAGGCCCCTTTCCTGGAGGATGCCTTCCGCAGCGCTTTGGCTGTTAACGGCGATTCGATTATTGTTATTGCAGACGACGAAATCATCAAGGTGCATGTTCATTCCAAGGCGCCTGGCGAAGTGCTTAATCTTGCGCTGAAGTATGGGGAAATTACGCAGATTCATATTCTGAATATGCGGGAGCAGCACAGGGACCTGCTGACTGCGGGCATGGATGCGGCACCGGCTCCTGAGCTGTTTGCCGAAATGCCGGCCGAACCGGCAAGGCAGGAAGACCCGGCCATTCTGCCTGCTGATGAGCTCGCCCCGTACGGCTTTATTGCGGTAGCCTCTGGCGACGGCATCACAGAGATCTTTAGAAGTCTTGGCGTAGACATCGTTTTGTCCGGCGGACAAACAATGAACCCGAGCACGGAAGATTTTGTGAACGCGGTGCAGTCGATTACGGCTCAGCATGTATTCATTCTGCCGAACAATTCGAATATTGTGCTGGCAGCCCAGCAGGCGCGTGATCTGCTGGAAGGAGAACGCAGTGTTACGGTCATTCCGAGCAAAAGCATTCCGCAGGGCATGGCAGCGGCATTTTCGTTCCAGGAGGAAGACGACGTCCAGGTGAACGAAAGCCGCATGACAGCGGCGGTCCATGAGGTCAGAACCGGACAGGTGACTTACGCGGTCCGCGACACTACTTTTGACGGCCTGGAAATCCGCGCCGGGCATTATATCGGCATCGCCGATTCCCAAATTGTGGCTACGGAAGAGAATATGCTGGCCACCTGTCAGGAGCTGCTGGCCAAAATGCTTGTGAACGGCGACGAGGTAGTGACGATTCTGACCGGTGAAGAGGCCAAGGAAGAAGAAACGCTGCTGCTGACCGGATGGCTGAAGGAACATTATCCGGACGCAGAGGTCGAAGCTCATGAAGGCGGTCAGCCAATCTATTATTATTTGTTCTCGGTGGAAGGATAA
- the rpmB gene encoding 50S ribosomal protein L28: MSRKCYVTGKKPSTGNHVSHANNRNRRSWGVNVQKVRILVDGKPKRVYVSTRALKSGKVTRV, from the coding sequence ATGTCCCGCAAATGTTATGTAACTGGCAAGAAACCAAGCACCGGTAACCACGTTTCCCACGCAAACAACCGTAACCGCCGTTCTTGGGGCGTAAACGTGCAGAAAGTACGGATCTTGGTCGACGGTAAACCAAAACGCGTTTATGTCAGCACTCGTGCCCTGAAATCCGGCAAAGTAACACGCGTTTAA
- the spoVM gene encoding stage V sporulation protein SpoVM produces the protein MKFYTFRLPKFLGGFVKAVLNTFQKN, from the coding sequence ATGAAATTTTACACGTTTAGGCTGCCGAAGTTTCTGGGAGGTTTTGTGAAGGCTGTTTTGAATACATTTCAGAAGAATTAA
- the rpe gene encoding ribulose-phosphate 3-epimerase codes for MVYIAPSILSARFDKLGAEIVEVEAAGADWIHVDVMDGHFVPNLTFGPIVMDAIAPIAKKPLDVHLMIENPENYIPAFAKAGAHVITVHAEACVHLHRVLHMIKEHGVKAGVAINPGTPVSAIEQVLEDVDLVLVMTVNPGFGGQAFIPTTVRKIAEIRKLQQERGIAHLHIEVDGGITSETAPIVVEAGADVLVAGSAVFGRSDRAEAIREIRSSVAVSRG; via the coding sequence ATGGTATATATTGCACCCTCTATTTTATCGGCTCGTTTTGACAAGCTAGGCGCGGAGATTGTGGAAGTGGAAGCTGCAGGAGCGGACTGGATTCACGTTGATGTCATGGACGGCCATTTTGTGCCGAATCTGACCTTCGGCCCGATCGTGATGGACGCGATTGCTCCCATCGCCAAGAAACCGCTGGATGTGCATTTGATGATCGAAAATCCGGAGAATTACATTCCGGCGTTTGCCAAAGCAGGAGCTCATGTGATTACTGTTCATGCAGAGGCCTGCGTGCATTTGCACCGTGTGCTGCATATGATCAAGGAACATGGCGTCAAAGCCGGCGTAGCGATTAATCCAGGGACACCGGTATCGGCTATCGAACAGGTGCTGGAAGACGTGGATCTGGTGCTTGTCATGACCGTTAACCCGGGTTTCGGCGGACAAGCCTTCATCCCGACGACAGTACGGAAAATCGCCGAAATCCGAAAGCTGCAGCAGGAGCGGGGCATTGCCCATCTGCATATTGAAGTAGACGGCGGCATTACGTCTGAGACGGCTCCGATCGTAGTGGAGGCCGGGGCAGACGTGCTGGTGGCCGGAAGCGCCGTATTCGGCCGGAGCGACCGGGCGGAGGCCATCCGCGAGATTCGTTCGAGCGTTGCGGTCTCCCGGGGCTGA
- the rsgA gene encoding ribosome small subunit-dependent GTPase A, whose protein sequence is MPEGLIVKALSGYYYVKPDAADEDGTVQCRGRGIFKKKGLSPLVGDRVIYTPTENGEGTVDELLPRETELIRPPVANASLAVLLFSVKEPDLNLQLLDKFLVHIEHAGLRALICLTKHDLMDAQEEQQVARTVELYEQVGYKVLVTSSLKGEGMERVKENLAGHISVFAGQSGVGKSSLLNAMLPGLTLETSEISMRLGRGRHTTRHVELIELDNGAYVADTPGFSQLDFLELGVDELSSCFIEFAPLAEQCKFRGCSHLHEPGCRVREAVESGGIAASRYEHYVEFFQEMKDKKRRY, encoded by the coding sequence ATGCCTGAAGGTTTAATCGTTAAAGCGTTAAGCGGCTATTATTATGTAAAACCCGATGCAGCGGATGAGGACGGAACGGTCCAGTGCCGCGGACGAGGAATCTTCAAAAAAAAAGGATTGTCCCCCCTTGTGGGAGATCGCGTCATTTATACGCCAACTGAAAACGGGGAAGGCACGGTGGATGAACTTTTGCCGCGGGAGACGGAGCTCATCCGTCCGCCCGTGGCTAATGCCAGTCTTGCCGTCCTGCTGTTTTCCGTGAAAGAGCCTGACTTGAATTTGCAGCTGCTCGATAAATTTCTTGTACATATTGAGCATGCGGGGCTCCGCGCGCTTATCTGTTTGACCAAACACGATTTAATGGACGCGCAGGAAGAGCAGCAGGTTGCCCGTACAGTAGAGCTTTATGAACAAGTGGGCTACAAGGTGCTTGTCACGAGTTCGCTTAAAGGCGAAGGAATGGAGCGGGTCAAAGAGAACCTGGCCGGCCATATCAGCGTCTTTGCCGGGCAGTCGGGGGTCGGGAAATCTTCGCTGCTGAATGCGATGCTTCCCGGCCTGACGCTTGAAACCAGCGAAATCAGCATGCGCCTGGGCCGCGGCCGTCATACGACCCGGCATGTCGAGCTGATCGAGCTCGACAACGGCGCTTATGTCGCCGATACGCCGGGATTCAGCCAGCTGGACTTTCTGGAGCTTGGCGTAGACGAGTTGTCCTCCTGTTTTATTGAATTCGCTCCCCTGGCGGAGCAGTGTAAATTCCGGGGCTGCAGTCATCTGCATGAACCCGGCTGCCGCGTAAGGGAAGCGGTGGAATCCGGCGGCATTGCCGCCAGTCGGTATGAGCATTATGTGGAGTTTTTCCAGGAAATGAAAGACAAGAAGCGGAGGTACTAA
- the pknB gene encoding Stk1 family PASTA domain-containing Ser/Thr kinase produces the protein MIGHEIGGRYQILERIGGGGMALVYKAQDLLLNRHVAIKVLRQQFVNDEEFIRRFRREAQSAASLSHPNVVSIYDVGEENEIYYIVMEYVEGQNLNEIIKERAPLQVDEAVRIASQICDALDHAHQNQIIHRDIKPHNILIGRNGRVKVTDFGIARAVTSATITQTGSVVGSVHYFSPEHAKGVAAGEKSDLYSLGIVLYQMLTGKLPFHGESPISVALKHLQEDFEEPRLVNPMIPQSVENIICKSMRKNPGERYNSAKEMLLDLETCLLPERRTEPKLEFGPEDEDNTLIIPAIKPQPAGAAKGRRSRDYEDDDVPEKAPKEPERKRKSRKPWIWAGIVLAIIVILGSMALYFKNQLEVSDVTVPNLIGLTQDEARTKLTEQGLTVGNVKQAYNKDYDPDVVYEQSKPEGTEVKEGALIDLTVSTEKPLEKMIDLSGMTLEQAKQQLTNLGVSGDSITSTEEFNDTVEAGKVISQDPAPNSDFDPEIASVRLTISKGKESVTMPDLTGLDQKAAKSKLDDLGLSMVTKQESSFTVDKGLVIEQWPYKPGDSAEPGEEVTLTISTGYPEDAVNYSYGIPVAPAQADKNSKIRIVFTDARGENQDWGTKTINTVQTLSVDLVLAPNKDATVSVYRDGQLFDTYRVSYIDAKQGTVPTPELPVTAPPESNDPGQGESYVPGESDEDGSGNDVTGMNNKGNYAGNSLASVDIKHGHDKSKNKDGR, from the coding sequence ATGATCGGTCACGAAATCGGCGGCCGCTATCAGATTCTTGAGCGTATAGGCGGAGGTGGCATGGCCCTGGTCTATAAAGCTCAAGATCTGCTGCTGAACCGTCACGTCGCGATCAAGGTGCTGAGGCAGCAGTTCGTTAACGACGAAGAATTTATCCGCCGCTTCCGCCGGGAAGCGCAGTCTGCTGCATCGCTTTCCCATCCGAATGTAGTGAGTATTTACGATGTTGGCGAAGAAAATGAAATATACTACATCGTGATGGAATACGTCGAAGGCCAGAATCTGAATGAAATTATTAAGGAGCGCGCTCCGCTGCAGGTCGATGAAGCGGTACGGATCGCGTCCCAAATTTGTGATGCGCTGGATCATGCCCATCAGAACCAAATCATTCACCGGGATATTAAACCTCATAATATTTTGATAGGCCGCAACGGACGGGTGAAAGTGACCGATTTCGGGATTGCGCGGGCGGTCACTTCAGCGACGATTACCCAAACCGGTTCGGTTGTGGGTTCTGTGCATTATTTCTCCCCTGAGCATGCTAAAGGAGTTGCGGCGGGGGAGAAGTCGGATTTGTATTCTCTTGGCATCGTGCTCTATCAAATGCTGACGGGCAAACTTCCTTTCCATGGCGAAAGCCCGATCAGCGTTGCCCTGAAGCACCTGCAGGAGGATTTCGAGGAGCCGCGTCTGGTCAACCCTATGATTCCGCAGAGCGTCGAGAATATTATTTGTAAGTCGATGCGGAAAAATCCCGGCGAACGTTACAACTCCGCCAAGGAAATGCTGCTGGACCTGGAGACTTGTCTGCTGCCGGAGCGCAGAACGGAGCCCAAGCTGGAGTTTGGTCCGGAGGATGAGGACAACACGCTGATCATCCCTGCGATCAAACCTCAGCCGGCTGGAGCGGCGAAAGGCAGAAGAAGCCGCGATTACGAAGATGACGATGTGCCTGAGAAGGCGCCTAAGGAACCCGAGAGAAAGAGAAAATCCAGAAAACCGTGGATTTGGGCCGGCATTGTTCTTGCTATTATCGTTATTCTTGGAAGCATGGCCTTGTATTTCAAGAACCAGCTGGAAGTGTCGGATGTGACGGTTCCGAATCTGATTGGTTTGACTCAGGATGAAGCCAGAACAAAACTGACCGAGCAGGGCCTTACGGTCGGCAACGTCAAGCAGGCTTATAACAAGGATTATGATCCTGATGTCGTCTATGAGCAAAGCAAACCAGAGGGCACCGAAGTTAAGGAGGGGGCTCTGATTGACCTGACGGTCAGCACCGAGAAGCCGCTGGAGAAAATGATCGATCTGAGCGGAATGACGCTGGAGCAAGCCAAACAGCAGCTCACGAACTTGGGTGTAAGCGGAGACTCTATTACCAGTACCGAGGAATTCAACGATACCGTTGAAGCTGGCAAGGTCATCAGCCAGGACCCTGCGCCCAACAGTGACTTTGATCCGGAAATCGCTTCGGTTCGTCTGACGATCAGCAAAGGCAAAGAATCGGTAACGATGCCGGATTTGACCGGACTGGACCAGAAAGCGGCTAAAAGCAAGCTAGACGATCTGGGCTTGTCGATGGTTACGAAACAAGAGTCAAGCTTTACGGTTGACAAAGGTTTGGTCATCGAGCAGTGGCCTTATAAGCCTGGTGATTCTGCAGAACCTGGCGAAGAAGTAACCCTGACGATCAGTACTGGTTATCCGGAGGATGCGGTCAATTATTCTTACGGTATTCCGGTAGCCCCGGCACAGGCGGACAAGAACAGCAAAATCCGGATTGTCTTCACCGATGCGCGCGGGGAGAATCAGGACTGGGGAACCAAAACGATCAACACGGTTCAGACCTTGTCGGTCGATCTGGTTCTAGCCCCTAACAAAGACGCCACGGTCAGTGTATACCGGGATGGCCAGCTGTTCGATACTTACCGGGTATCGTATATTGACGCCAAGCAGGGAACGGTACCAACCCCGGAACTTCCGGTAACCGCTCCTCCTGAATCAAACGATCCGGGACAAGGGGAGTCGTATGTTCCCGGTGAATCGGATGAGGACGGTTCGGGGAATGATGTTACGGGTATGAACAATAAGGGCAATTATGCCGGCAATTCTCTTGCCTCTGTTGACATTAAGCACGGTCATGACAAAAGTAAAAACAAAGACGGACGGTAA
- a CDS encoding Stp1/IreP family PP2C-type Ser/Thr phosphatase, which yields MINSVSVTNIGHIRSVNEDSFSVVKLEQGYTLGIVADGMGGHQAGDTASRLAVETIAADLYEVSPHLNPEACAVALKEAILHANRVIYETASAHEELHSMGTTVVAVLLGPSGGVIGHIGDSRAYKFKNGTSVQLTEDHTLVNELVKNNQISAEEASVHPRRNVIMRALGTDADVEVDLYPVTLEEEEILLVCSDGLSSYVSAQDINRTLGLTGVSLKERAERLVSLALDAGGEDNITVVLLELQSEAPGSGTKELSL from the coding sequence TTGATCAATAGTGTAAGTGTAACCAATATCGGTCATATCCGATCCGTCAATGAAGATTCGTTCTCCGTTGTCAAACTGGAGCAGGGTTATACGCTTGGCATAGTAGCCGACGGAATGGGCGGCCATCAGGCCGGCGATACGGCCAGCCGTCTGGCCGTGGAGACGATTGCGGCTGATTTGTATGAGGTTTCGCCTCATCTGAATCCCGAGGCCTGCGCGGTTGCCCTCAAGGAAGCGATATTGCATGCCAACAGGGTCATTTATGAAACGGCCTCTGCGCATGAGGAGCTGCACAGCATGGGCACAACGGTTGTTGCGGTATTGCTTGGCCCTTCCGGCGGCGTTATCGGCCATATCGGCGACAGCCGCGCTTATAAGTTCAAGAACGGGACAAGCGTTCAGCTGACTGAAGATCATACGCTGGTTAACGAGCTGGTCAAAAACAATCAGATCAGCGCAGAGGAAGCCAGCGTTCATCCACGCAGAAATGTCATTATGCGGGCTTTGGGTACCGATGCGGACGTGGAAGTGGATCTTTACCCTGTAACTTTGGAGGAAGAAGAGATTCTGCTCGTCTGCAGCGACGGCCTCAGCAGCTATGTATCAGCTCAGGATATCAACCGGACGCTGGGGCTGACAGGGGTCTCCTTGAAGGAACGGGCCGAACGTCTGGTTTCGCTCGCCCTTGATGCGGGCGGAGAAGACAATATTACTGTGGTACTGCTGGAACTTCAGTCCGAAGCACCTGGGTCAGGCACAAAGGAGTTGAGCTTATGA
- the rlmN gene encoding 23S rRNA (adenine(2503)-C(2))-methyltransferase RlmN, whose product MKPFIYDFTLEELQAWAVEQGEPAFRGSQIFEWIYVKRVNSFEEMTNLSKALRQKLDDQFQFVTLKEITKFESKDGTVKFLFGLHDDHAIETVIMKHNYGNSICVTTQVGCRIGCTFCASTLGGLKRDLTAGEIVAQVVKAQQILDERGERVSSIVIMGTGEPFENYDNTMKFLRLMIHEKGLNIGQRHITVSTSGIVPSIYKFADEGTQINLAISIHAPNDALRSKLMPVNRRYPFDDVMEALRYYQAKTGRRISFEYALIGGVNDQVEHAEELASVLKDMLCHVNLIPVNHVPERKYVRTSRNDIFKFQRALADQGINVTIRREQGHDIAAACGQLRAKHMESNAR is encoded by the coding sequence ATGAAACCTTTTATATATGATTTTACGCTGGAAGAACTGCAGGCATGGGCCGTAGAACAAGGCGAGCCGGCGTTCCGCGGCAGCCAGATTTTTGAATGGATTTATGTGAAACGGGTGAACTCCTTTGAGGAAATGACGAACCTGTCCAAAGCTCTGCGCCAAAAGCTGGACGATCAGTTCCAGTTTGTCACGCTGAAGGAGATCACGAAATTCGAGTCCAAAGACGGTACCGTCAAATTCCTGTTTGGTCTTCATGACGATCATGCGATCGAAACGGTTATTATGAAACATAACTACGGCAACAGCATCTGTGTTACGACCCAGGTGGGCTGCCGGATCGGCTGTACGTTCTGTGCTTCGACCCTCGGCGGCTTGAAACGGGATTTGACCGCAGGTGAAATTGTCGCCCAGGTAGTGAAAGCCCAGCAGATTCTCGACGAACGCGGCGAACGCGTCAGCAGCATCGTGATCATGGGTACCGGGGAGCCGTTCGAGAATTATGACAACACCATGAAATTCCTGCGCCTGATGATCCATGAGAAGGGGCTCAATATCGGCCAGCGTCATATTACTGTATCTACCAGCGGCATCGTGCCAAGCATCTACAAATTTGCGGATGAAGGAACCCAGATTAACCTGGCGATCTCCATTCATGCGCCGAACGATGCCCTGCGCTCGAAGCTTATGCCGGTTAACCGCCGTTATCCGTTCGATGACGTGATGGAGGCTTTGCGTTATTATCAGGCCAAAACCGGCCGCCGCATTTCGTTTGAATATGCGTTGATCGGCGGCGTCAACGACCAGGTTGAACATGCCGAGGAGCTGGCTTCCGTTCTCAAGGACATGCTCTGCCATGTCAATCTGATTCCGGTTAACCATGTTCCGGAACGCAAATATGTGCGCACTTCACGGAATGATATATTCAAATTCCAGCGGGCTCTCGCGGACCAGGGCATTAATGTCACGATCCGCAGAGAACAGGGCCACGATATTGCCGCTGCCTGCGGACAACTGCGGGCCAAGCATATGGAGTCTAATGCGAGGTGA
- the rsmB gene encoding 16S rRNA (cytosine(967)-C(5))-methyltransferase RsmB, with protein sequence MSMDQGRSSRRGSGGVRAGGQGTPSKAQGTSQRQGGSKGKGAGAAGLRGKSSARETALYVLTEVETEGAYSNLLLNGAIQSAGLSGPDVGLTTELVYGTISRRSTIDYFLARFVSKGMDKLQPWVRNLLRLSFYQLYYLDRIPPHAAVNEAVNIAKKRGHQGISGMVNGVLRNVLRQKETLKLPEDLPAAQRIALSESHPVWMVEGWIKQYGAQTAEAICRADNEPPSVSVRVNRTKTDRERLLQEMAAQGVEAVPSSLSGDGIIVQGGGNMALTGWYREGLLSVQDESSMLVAEAVEAGPGMSVLDCCAAPGGKSCHMAERMEGSGTVVANDVHAHKAKLIGEQAERLGLSNVQTRTGDALELAGQYEPASFDRILLDAPCSGLGVIRRKPDLKWTKSPQDLAEIAQLQQQLLDAVCGLLKPGGVLVYSTCTIERAENAGAVEAFLARHPEFAADESPELFRRLAAAADREPVGLQVLPQDAGSDGFYIARLVKQV encoded by the coding sequence ATGAGCATGGACCAAGGGAGAAGCAGCCGCCGCGGCTCAGGTGGAGTGAGAGCTGGAGGCCAAGGGACCCCCTCAAAAGCCCAGGGCACAAGCCAAAGGCAGGGCGGCTCCAAAGGGAAAGGTGCGGGAGCGGCGGGTCTGCGCGGCAAGTCGAGCGCACGCGAGACGGCCCTCTACGTGCTGACGGAAGTGGAAACGGAAGGAGCCTACAGCAATTTGCTGCTGAATGGAGCCATTCAGAGTGCCGGTTTGTCCGGCCCGGATGTAGGGCTTACGACCGAGCTGGTGTATGGAACGATCTCCAGACGTTCGACGATTGATTATTTTCTGGCCCGGTTCGTGAGCAAAGGGATGGATAAGCTGCAGCCCTGGGTTCGCAACCTGCTGAGATTAAGTTTCTACCAGCTGTATTATCTGGACCGGATTCCGCCCCACGCTGCGGTTAACGAAGCGGTCAATATCGCCAAGAAACGCGGCCATCAAGGCATCTCCGGCATGGTGAACGGCGTGCTGCGGAACGTGCTGCGCCAGAAGGAGACGCTGAAGCTGCCGGAAGATCTGCCTGCAGCGCAGCGGATTGCCCTTTCAGAATCCCATCCCGTATGGATGGTCGAAGGCTGGATCAAGCAGTATGGTGCGCAGACGGCCGAGGCCATCTGCCGGGCCGATAATGAACCGCCGTCTGTCAGCGTCCGGGTCAACCGGACGAAGACGGACCGGGAGCGGCTGCTTCAAGAGATGGCGGCTCAGGGGGTTGAGGCCGTCCCGTCTTCGCTGTCGGGAGACGGGATTATCGTACAGGGCGGCGGCAACATGGCTTTAACCGGCTGGTACCGGGAAGGGCTGTTGTCCGTCCAGGACGAAAGCTCCATGCTGGTCGCCGAGGCTGTCGAGGCCGGGCCAGGCATGAGCGTGCTGGACTGCTGCGCGGCTCCTGGCGGCAAATCCTGCCACATGGCCGAGCGAATGGAAGGCAGCGGAACCGTAGTCGCGAATGATGTGCACGCGCATAAAGCGAAGCTTATCGGGGAGCAGGCCGAGCGGCTTGGCCTGTCCAACGTTCAAACCCGGACCGGCGACGCGCTGGAGCTGGCCGGGCAATATGAGCCGGCTTCCTTTGACCGGATTCTGCTCGACGCCCCATGTTCGGGGCTTGGCGTAATCCGGCGGAAGCCGGATTTGAAATGGACCAAATCTCCGCAGGATTTGGCCGAAATCGCGCAGCTGCAGCAGCAGCTGCTGGACGCGGTCTGCGGCCTGCTGAAGCCGGGCGGCGTGCTGGTCTACAGCACGTGCACGATCGAGCGGGCCGAAAATGCCGGGGCGGTCGAGGCGTTCCTCGCCCGCCATCCCGAATTCGCGGCGGATGAATCGCCGGAATTGTTCCGCCGCCTTGCCGCGGCGGCGGACCGGGAGCCTGTCGGCCTGCAGGTGCTGCCGCAGGATGCGGGCTCGGACGGCTTCTACATCGCCAGACTCGTTAAACAGGTTTGA
- the fmt gene encoding methionyl-tRNA formyltransferase gives MNIVFMGTPQFAVPSLEMLLAEGYNIVGVVTQPDRPQGRKKVLTPTPVKEAALKHGIPVLQPSRLRAPEAVAEVAALKPDLIVTAAYGQILPKSVLDMPKFGCLNVHGSLLPKYRGGAPIQRSIMSGEKETGVTLMYMAEGLDTGDMIAKVVVPIEYDDTSGTIFDKLSTAGAQLLKEQLPLIIEGRAERIPQNDAESTYAPNLTREDEKIDWTADSESIRNRVRGLLPFSGAFTLWNGEVFKIWELSVLKENGGGSGQTPGTVLSLSDKGIEVQAGSGVVLLTRVQPAGKKAMAASEFVRGGQMKQGEVLA, from the coding sequence ATGAATATTGTATTTATGGGGACCCCGCAGTTTGCGGTTCCGTCCCTCGAGATGCTTTTGGCCGAAGGCTATAACATCGTAGGAGTTGTGACGCAGCCGGACCGTCCGCAGGGGCGGAAGAAAGTGCTGACTCCAACTCCCGTGAAGGAAGCGGCTTTGAAGCACGGCATCCCCGTGCTTCAGCCTTCCCGTCTCCGTGCTCCTGAAGCGGTTGCTGAAGTGGCGGCTCTGAAGCCAGACCTGATTGTGACGGCTGCTTACGGCCAAATTTTGCCGAAATCGGTATTGGACATGCCTAAATTCGGCTGTTTGAACGTGCACGGCTCCCTGCTGCCGAAATACCGCGGGGGAGCGCCGATTCAGCGCTCGATTATGAGCGGCGAGAAGGAAACCGGCGTTACGCTGATGTATATGGCCGAAGGACTGGACACGGGCGATATGATCGCCAAAGTAGTCGTTCCGATTGAGTATGACGACACATCGGGCACGATTTTTGACAAGCTGAGCACAGCGGGCGCCCAGCTCCTTAAAGAGCAGCTTCCGCTTATTATCGAGGGACGCGCCGAACGAATCCCGCAGAATGATGCCGAATCTACCTACGCGCCGAATCTGACCCGCGAAGATGAGAAGATCGACTGGACGGCTGATTCAGAGAGTATCCGCAACCGTGTGCGCGGACTGCTGCCTTTCTCCGGTGCGTTTACGCTTTGGAACGGTGAGGTTTTTAAAATTTGGGAGCTCTCCGTGCTGAAGGAAAACGGCGGAGGTTCGGGACAAACGCCGGGCACCGTACTGAGCTTGTCCGATAAAGGCATCGAAGTGCAGGCCGGCAGCGGCGTAGTGCTGCTCACGCGCGTTCAGCCGGCCGGCAAAAAGGCGATGGCCGCATCCGAGTTTGTGCGAGGCGGTCAAATGAAGCAGGGCGAGGTTTTGGCATGA
- the def gene encoding peptide deformylase, whose translation MALRIIVLEPDEVLHKRAKEVTKITPNVQKLLTDMADTMYHAEGVGLAAPQVGILKRMIVVDVGDDNGLIELINPEIVSKEGEQFGPEGCLSIPGYRGDVKRAQTVTVKGLDRNGNEVTYTGSDLLARAFQHEIDHLDGVLYTDIAERVYETPREEEERE comes from the coding sequence ATGGCATTAAGAATTATTGTGCTTGAACCGGATGAAGTGCTCCATAAGAGAGCAAAGGAAGTTACGAAGATTACCCCTAATGTGCAGAAGCTGCTGACCGACATGGCCGACACGATGTATCACGCCGAAGGCGTAGGCCTGGCTGCTCCGCAGGTCGGCATTCTGAAACGGATGATCGTAGTGGATGTCGGCGACGACAACGGGCTGATCGAGCTGATTAACCCTGAGATCGTGTCCAAAGAGGGCGAGCAGTTTGGCCCTGAAGGCTGCCTCAGCATTCCCGGCTACCGCGGCGACGTCAAACGCGCCCAGACGGTAACGGTGAAAGGCCTGGACCGCAATGGCAACGAGGTGACTTATACCGGATCTGATCTGCTGGCACGGGCATTCCAGCACGAGATCGACCATCTGGACGGCGTTCTGTATACAGATATCGCCGAACGGGTCTATGAAACTCCCCGCGAAGAAGAGGAACGAGAGTGA